A region of Microcoleus sp. bin38.metabat.b11b12b14.051 DNA encodes the following proteins:
- a CDS encoding class II fructose-bisphosphate aldolase produces the protein MLASTSELLNTARRNAYAIGAFNVYNLEGVKAVIDAAEALQSPAMLQLHPSALKYGKSPLVALCMEAARKSSVPIAVHLDHSTSEKDIHLALAAGIKSIMADGSPLSYEQNLIFTREMTKLSHANGAVVEAEIGRISGTEDGLTIEEKAAKMTDPVEAVEFIAATKVDFLAVTIGNVHGKYFSEPKLDFPRLAKIRASVSVPLVLHGASGLPESMINQSIKLGVSKFNVNTEVRDAYMEVLKTSSSLSDPDLLEVMEKAIAAMQSVISGKLQLFGSAGKAYLHQSPYADGFTANSASDRKENRAVETASIHTKPAFAG, from the coding sequence ATGCTCGCCTCAACTAGCGAATTGCTGAACACAGCCCGGAGAAACGCTTATGCGATCGGCGCTTTTAACGTGTACAACCTCGAAGGAGTAAAAGCCGTCATCGATGCCGCCGAAGCGCTGCAAAGTCCGGCGATGCTGCAACTTCACCCCAGTGCTCTCAAATACGGTAAATCGCCTTTAGTTGCGCTTTGCATGGAAGCCGCGCGCAAGTCTTCAGTGCCGATCGCAGTACACTTAGATCACAGCACGTCAGAAAAAGATATTCACCTCGCCCTCGCCGCTGGTATTAAGTCCATCATGGCGGACGGTTCTCCTTTGTCCTACGAACAAAACTTAATATTTACTCGCGAAATGACTAAGCTATCCCACGCTAACGGTGCGGTAGTTGAAGCGGAAATCGGCAGAATTAGCGGCACGGAAGATGGTTTGACAATTGAAGAAAAAGCTGCGAAGATGACCGATCCTGTGGAAGCTGTAGAGTTTATTGCAGCAACTAAGGTGGATTTTCTAGCGGTGACAATTGGCAATGTTCACGGTAAATATTTCAGCGAACCTAAACTCGATTTCCCGCGTTTGGCAAAAATCCGCGCTTCGGTTTCGGTGCCTTTAGTATTGCACGGCGCTAGCGGTTTGCCGGAATCGATGATTAATCAATCTATTAAATTAGGTGTGTCTAAGTTTAATGTAAATACGGAAGTTCGCGATGCCTATATGGAGGTTTTGAAAACGAGCAGTTCTTTGTCAGATCCTGATTTGCTGGAAGTTATGGAAAAGGCGATCGCTGCTATGCAATCTGTGATTTCTGGGAAACTTCAACTTTTTGGTTCTGCGGGTAAGGCTTATTTGCATCAGTCACCTTACGCGGATGGATTTACGGCAAATAGTGCGAGTGATCGAAAAGAAAACCGGGCGGTTGAAACCGCTTCTATACACACAAAACCCGCCTTCGCAGGTTGA
- a CDS encoding phosphoadenylyl-sulfate reductase — MVAIQKNLNIAALEAEYSQKTPREILKFALDNFDNISISFSGAEDVVLIDMASKITKNFRVFTLDTGRLHSETYQFLDAVRKHYGIKLEVMFPDAAEVQALVEEKGLFSFYEDGHKECCGVRKVKPLRRKLNTLDAWITGQRKDQSPSTRNGIPVIEADGAFSTPDHELIKFNPLANWSSAEVWEYIRALEVPYNKLHERGFVSIGCEPCTKPVLPNQHEREGRWWWEESTMKECGLHAGNAQK, encoded by the coding sequence ATGGTTGCCATCCAGAAAAATCTCAACATTGCCGCCCTCGAAGCAGAATACAGTCAAAAAACACCGCGAGAAATTCTCAAATTTGCCCTAGACAATTTTGACAATATCTCAATTTCTTTCAGCGGTGCCGAAGATGTAGTTCTGATCGACATGGCATCAAAAATTACTAAGAACTTCCGCGTTTTCACCCTAGACACCGGACGGTTGCACTCAGAAACCTATCAGTTTTTAGATGCAGTCAGAAAACATTACGGGATTAAATTAGAGGTAATGTTTCCCGATGCAGCAGAAGTACAAGCCCTAGTAGAAGAAAAGGGATTGTTTAGTTTTTACGAAGACGGTCACAAAGAATGCTGCGGCGTGCGGAAAGTCAAGCCACTGCGCCGCAAATTGAATACGCTCGATGCTTGGATTACCGGTCAGCGCAAAGACCAAAGTCCCAGTACCCGCAACGGTATTCCGGTAATTGAAGCTGACGGTGCTTTCTCAACTCCAGACCATGAATTAATTAAATTCAACCCTTTAGCCAACTGGTCTTCTGCCGAAGTTTGGGAGTACATTCGCGCCTTAGAAGTGCCTTACAATAAGTTGCACGAACGCGGTTTTGTCAGCATTGGTTGCGAACCTTGTACGAAACCAGTATTGCCCAACCAACACGAGCGTGAAGGTCGTTGGTGGTGGGAAGAATCGACGATGAAAGAGTGTGGTTTGCACGCTGGTAATGCACAAAAATAG
- a CDS encoding class I SAM-dependent methyltransferase: MTYVACNLCGSNEYTVKFEPGVAQANQIVNCKFCGLMYANPRVKEVDNVLIENYDPDFVLSAIVNQDSQRLEKEALQVKDYEITRNFLREHYPERGTLVEVGSGLGYLLNYFKQDGWNVVGLEPNVGMCRYAESEFGIKIIPTILEKAGIADRSADAVLMMHVIEHVSDPYSTLREVYRILKPGGTFVMETPRYDTLVFKLLGKRERSLSCDGHIYFFTTNTLEKIATKAGFIVMKTDYVGRSLTLDRLFYNVGVVSKSQLIKGILKDIAAKLQLNKVALYLNTRDMERIYLKKPESDSE; encoded by the coding sequence ATGACATACGTTGCGTGCAATTTGTGCGGTAGTAATGAATATACTGTTAAATTTGAGCCGGGAGTAGCCCAAGCCAATCAAATTGTCAATTGTAAATTCTGTGGCTTGATGTATGCTAACCCCAGAGTCAAAGAAGTAGACAATGTGCTAATAGAAAACTACGATCCAGACTTTGTATTATCTGCAATAGTCAACCAAGATTCGCAGAGGCTTGAAAAAGAAGCACTGCAAGTAAAAGATTATGAAATAACCAGGAATTTTCTGCGGGAACATTATCCCGAAAGAGGTACGTTAGTTGAAGTGGGCAGCGGCTTGGGGTATTTGTTGAACTACTTTAAGCAAGATGGCTGGAATGTAGTTGGGCTCGAACCCAATGTGGGTATGTGCAGATATGCAGAATCTGAGTTTGGCATTAAAATCATCCCTACCATACTAGAAAAAGCTGGAATCGCCGATCGATCGGCAGATGCTGTATTGATGATGCACGTGATCGAACACGTATCCGATCCTTACAGTACGTTGAGAGAAGTTTACCGGATATTGAAACCCGGTGGGACATTCGTGATGGAAACCCCGCGATACGATACATTGGTATTCAAATTATTGGGTAAAAGAGAAAGAAGTCTCAGTTGCGACGGACATATTTACTTTTTTACGACCAACACGCTAGAAAAGATTGCAACTAAGGCAGGATTTATAGTCATGAAAACAGATTATGTGGGGCGATCGCTAACTCTCGATCGGCTGTTTTATAATGTGGGCGTTGTCAGCAAAAGTCAGCTCATTAAAGGCATCCTTAAAGATATTGCGGCTAAACTGCAATTAAATAAAGTTGCGTTATACTTAAACACGCGGGATATGGAACGCATATATTTGAAAAAACCTGAGTCTGATTCAGAATAA
- a CDS encoding EH signature domain-containing protein — protein MSIQFREIQLPPNPTQRLPEKIKNAGNFAQKTQPKVPKVKTLLRGLAEIIADIEGDRADSITALEWTYCLWAKAKWDIKNPDRAREISQAIWLVAQNNVRLKQQLLWRLALYHSHQLENAENSNVSVLDRSLVECFADFASTAAGTDALPVQIIKILTRDNSDYELAKLSWQYLKTPGELLAKAQLPASIPVVDRAPPHLAGIFAKNQVSDLSGVEWLLRCLKEMSPAPQLAAVEELLVKISSDILKNQRPKLVEWVRDEYYPKLRLLSDAAKESLNRWIGALSYSYFQKTVDLVARMLRLSDAEIKQLEERRDFWANYSDRLQRVRLLLPQSSVSAIGYQLQFDVDILPEDGSEVTEVCIFQLEGYCAIELFRGSRAEIRLIKRSKESDRLLFVKKELSVKRIRKLGGEVHDRVFMWQSSCEKWLKQKKIVPNEGTTSFQGMSQYYGKYDARNGLRMPEPQEQKEREVLLKKWQKEMENL, from the coding sequence ATGAGCATTCAGTTTCGCGAGATTCAACTGCCGCCAAACCCCACCCAGCGGCTGCCAGAAAAAATCAAAAATGCCGGAAACTTTGCACAAAAAACCCAGCCAAAAGTTCCCAAAGTGAAAACCTTGCTGCGAGGGCTGGCAGAAATTATAGCAGATATTGAGGGCGATCGAGCTGACAGCATTACTGCTCTAGAATGGACTTATTGCCTCTGGGCTAAAGCTAAATGGGACATCAAAAACCCCGATCGCGCCAGAGAAATATCCCAAGCTATTTGGCTGGTAGCTCAAAACAATGTCCGCCTGAAACAGCAGTTGCTGTGGCGTTTGGCTCTCTATCACAGCCACCAGTTAGAAAATGCAGAAAACAGTAATGTTTCCGTACTCGATCGCTCTTTGGTAGAGTGCTTTGCCGACTTTGCCAGCACGGCGGCGGGTACTGATGCTCTACCAGTACAAATCATTAAAATCCTGACTCGCGACAACTCTGATTATGAGCTAGCAAAATTGAGTTGGCAATACCTAAAAACTCCTGGAGAACTGTTAGCAAAAGCTCAGTTACCTGCCAGCATTCCTGTAGTCGATCGCGCTCCACCACACCTGGCGGGAATTTTTGCCAAAAATCAAGTTTCCGATTTGTCGGGCGTAGAATGGCTGCTGAGGTGCTTGAAGGAAATGTCGCCTGCACCGCAACTTGCAGCAGTTGAAGAGTTGTTAGTGAAAATTTCCAGTGATATTCTGAAAAATCAACGGCCGAAATTGGTTGAGTGGGTGCGAGACGAATATTATCCGAAATTGCGATTACTTTCGGATGCTGCGAAAGAGTCCCTGAATCGATGGATTGGGGCGCTCAGTTACAGTTATTTCCAGAAAACGGTTGATTTGGTGGCGCGGATGCTGCGGCTGTCTGATGCGGAAATTAAGCAGTTGGAGGAACGCCGGGATTTTTGGGCAAATTATAGCGATCGCCTTCAACGAGTGCGCTTGCTGTTGCCGCAGTCGTCTGTGAGTGCGATCGGCTACCAGTTACAGTTTGATGTGGATATCTTACCCGAAGACGGCAGCGAAGTAACTGAGGTTTGCATTTTTCAGTTGGAGGGCTATTGTGCGATCGAGCTTTTTCGGGGTAGCCGCGCCGAAATTCGCTTGATTAAGCGCAGTAAAGAGAGCGATCGGCTGTTGTTTGTCAAAAAAGAACTGTCTGTGAAGCGCATCAGAAAATTGGGTGGTGAAGTGCACGATCGCGTTTTTATGTGGCAAAGTTCTTGCGAAAAGTGGCTGAAACAGAAAAAAATCGTGCCCAATGAGGGGACTACATCTTTTCAGGGAATGTCGCAGTATTACGGCAAATATGATGCTAGAAATGGCTTGAGAATGCCGGAACCTCAGGAACAAAAAGAGCGGGAAGTTTTGTTGAAAAAATGGCAGAAAGAAATGGAAAATTTGTAG
- a CDS encoding glycosyltransferase family 4 protein gives MRIAQIAPLFERVPPPAYGGIELVVSLLTEELVRRGHEVTLFASGDSITSATLESVHPRALRLDSTVKEYGIYDMMQLSKLYEKAGEFDIIHSHVGCAALSYSRLVKTPTVHTMHGIFTPDNEKMFSLARTQPYVSISNSQREDRLNLNCVATVYNGIDPATYEFHPQPDNPPYLAFLGRISPEKGAHLAIEIAKASGWHLKMAGKVDMVDREYFEQEIKPHIDGKQIEYLGEANHAQKSVLMGGAVATLFPITWREPFGLVMIESMVTGTPVIAMKLGSTPEVIVQGKTGFLCETVAECIAAIEPSRELDRSACRQHAIDRFSVKTMVDGYEAVYREILKDRFSQNGHAHHGTELEVSSR, from the coding sequence ATGAGAATTGCCCAAATTGCCCCCCTATTCGAGCGAGTTCCGCCCCCAGCTTACGGAGGAATTGAACTGGTGGTCAGCCTCTTGACTGAGGAATTAGTCAGAAGGGGACATGAAGTCACCTTATTCGCCTCCGGCGACTCAATTACTTCTGCTACTTTAGAATCAGTTCACCCTAGAGCGTTGCGTCTCGATTCCACCGTGAAAGAATACGGCATTTACGATATGATGCAACTGAGCAAACTATATGAAAAAGCCGGAGAATTTGATATCATTCACTCTCACGTAGGCTGTGCGGCTTTATCTTACTCGCGCTTAGTAAAAACGCCCACAGTTCACACCATGCACGGCATTTTTACACCAGATAACGAGAAGATGTTTAGCTTGGCACGCACTCAGCCTTATGTAAGTATTTCTAATTCTCAGCGGGAAGATAGATTAAACCTCAATTGCGTCGCCACAGTTTACAACGGCATCGATCCGGCAACCTACGAATTTCACCCGCAGCCCGACAATCCTCCTTATTTAGCTTTTCTGGGTCGGATTTCGCCGGAAAAAGGAGCGCATTTAGCTATAGAAATTGCTAAGGCTTCCGGCTGGCATCTAAAGATGGCAGGTAAAGTCGATATGGTCGATCGCGAATATTTCGAGCAAGAAATCAAGCCGCACATCGACGGCAAACAAATAGAATATTTAGGCGAAGCCAACCACGCCCAGAAAAGCGTGCTGATGGGCGGCGCAGTCGCGACATTATTCCCCATTACTTGGCGCGAACCTTTCGGGTTAGTGATGATTGAGTCGATGGTAACGGGAACGCCCGTAATTGCCATGAAATTAGGCTCAACTCCAGAAGTAATTGTTCAGGGAAAAACTGGTTTTCTATGCGAAACTGTGGCAGAATGTATCGCCGCCATCGAACCCTCCCGAGAACTCGATCGCAGCGCTTGCCGCCAACACGCGATCGATCGCTTCAGCGTTAAAACAATGGTTGACGGCTATGAAGCAGTTTACCGAGAAATTTTAAAAGATCGCTTTTCCCAAAACGGTCACGCGCATCATGGGACAGAATTAGAAGTATCGAGCAGATAG
- a CDS encoding amylo-alpha-1,6-glucosidase yields MTDTTTYELEGQTFAAAAEAPVTEWPCAIADRPQPTLTLKDDDLFLITDTLGNISGCLEDDSVASLGLFCHDTRFLSRLELQIEGRSPILLSSNAEKGYLQTVLCSNPRIDDRIPAETIGIRREMVLNGGLFEDIEITNFTTKAVSFEISLSFNSDFLDLFEVRGYGREKRGTLLRLMPKKTDGLSATEAEKPALIASTNGNNDGENLAVENPNAAIPAQLAIDGLSIGQYPACQLQESLTLAYKGLDGSVMESQIDFYNQPPALFQGNTAVWRISLESHEAIKLGYRLKMLIDRKSISKVTTPVNLIQAKAAELLEEREWLSQITRINSDKSTFNRLLKRAEQDIYSLRQTFGKGKAISAGVPWFSTLFGRDSIIAAAQILILDPTLARETLTTLAHYQGKNDDDWRDEEPGKILHEIRMGEMARCQEIPHTPYYGTVDATPLWLMLYAEYYAWTYDNQTLDFLWPNALAAMEWIDRKCAATGYLSYYQKSKRGLANQGWKDSGDCIVNRSGIMAEGAIALCEVQAYVYAAKTRLAGIARIKKRIDLVDRWEEEARDLKTRFNRDFWLEDLGYCALALDGEGKPADSISSNPGHCLHLGILSDEKAQSVAERLQAPDMFSGWGIRTLSSKSPAYNPIGYHTGSVWPHDNALTAMGLRSIGRVEQALEVAQGLFDMTLLQPYERPPELFCGYERNSESDRPVQYPVACSPQAWATGSIFQLLQMMLNLVPNAPENQLRIIDPALPESINKLSLNNLRIGSTLLDLEFERSGSSTACRVMKKRGNLRVIIEA; encoded by the coding sequence ATGACCGATACAACAACATATGAACTAGAAGGACAAACATTTGCAGCCGCAGCAGAGGCACCTGTAACCGAGTGGCCTTGCGCGATCGCCGATCGACCTCAACCAACACTCACCCTCAAAGACGACGATTTATTCCTAATTACCGACACCCTCGGTAACATCTCAGGTTGCTTGGAAGACGACAGCGTGGCCAGCCTCGGATTGTTTTGCCACGACACGCGCTTTCTCAGCCGCCTAGAATTGCAAATAGAAGGGCGATCGCCAATTTTGCTCAGCAGCAACGCCGAAAAAGGCTACCTGCAAACAGTTTTGTGCTCGAACCCCCGCATTGACGATCGCATCCCAGCAGAAACCATCGGCATCAGGCGAGAAATGGTACTCAACGGCGGTTTGTTTGAAGACATAGAAATCACCAACTTCACCACAAAAGCAGTCAGCTTTGAAATAAGTCTCAGCTTCAACTCAGATTTCTTAGACTTATTTGAAGTGCGGGGTTACGGGCGCGAAAAACGCGGCACGCTCCTGCGCCTGATGCCCAAAAAAACCGACGGCTTGTCCGCAACTGAAGCAGAAAAACCAGCTTTGATCGCCAGTACCAACGGTAATAACGACGGTGAAAATTTGGCAGTAGAAAACCCAAATGCCGCAATTCCAGCACAACTCGCGATCGACGGACTTTCAATCGGGCAATATCCTGCCTGCCAGCTCCAGGAAAGTTTAACCCTTGCCTACAAAGGTTTAGACGGCTCGGTGATGGAATCTCAGATCGATTTTTACAACCAACCGCCAGCACTTTTTCAAGGCAACACAGCAGTGTGGCGCATCTCCCTAGAATCCCACGAAGCCATCAAACTGGGCTATCGGCTGAAAATGCTGATCGATCGCAAATCCATCTCCAAAGTCACCACTCCCGTCAACCTAATTCAAGCCAAAGCAGCAGAACTTTTAGAAGAGCGAGAATGGCTGAGTCAAATCACCAGAATCAACTCGGACAAAAGCACATTTAACCGACTCCTAAAACGCGCCGAACAAGACATTTATTCCCTGCGGCAAACCTTTGGTAAAGGTAAAGCAATTTCCGCCGGAGTTCCCTGGTTTTCAACCTTATTCGGCCGCGACTCCATCATCGCCGCTGCTCAAATCTTAATTCTAGATCCAACTTTAGCCAGAGAAACCCTGACAACTTTAGCTCACTACCAAGGCAAAAATGACGACGATTGGCGCGACGAAGAACCGGGCAAAATATTGCACGAAATTCGTATGGGAGAAATGGCTCGCTGTCAGGAAATTCCCCACACTCCCTATTACGGAACTGTCGATGCAACGCCACTGTGGTTGATGCTGTACGCTGAATATTACGCCTGGACTTACGACAACCAAACTTTGGATTTTTTGTGGCCAAATGCCTTGGCAGCGATGGAATGGATCGATCGCAAATGCGCCGCCACAGGCTACCTCAGCTATTACCAAAAATCCAAGCGCGGCTTAGCAAATCAAGGCTGGAAAGACTCGGGAGATTGCATCGTCAACCGCTCCGGCATCATGGCAGAAGGAGCGATCGCCCTGTGCGAAGTTCAAGCCTACGTTTACGCTGCCAAAACCAGGCTCGCAGGGATTGCCCGCATCAAGAAACGCATCGATTTAGTCGATCGCTGGGAAGAAGAAGCAAGAGACCTAAAAACCCGATTTAACCGCGATTTTTGGCTCGAAGATTTAGGTTATTGCGCCCTAGCATTAGACGGCGAAGGCAAACCCGCAGACAGCATTTCATCAAATCCCGGACACTGTTTGCACCTCGGCATTTTGTCCGATGAAAAAGCTCAAAGCGTAGCAGAAAGATTGCAAGCTCCAGATATGTTTAGCGGTTGGGGAATTCGCACCCTGTCCTCAAAATCTCCCGCCTACAATCCCATCGGCTACCACACAGGCTCCGTCTGGCCCCACGACAACGCTTTGACAGCCATGGGATTGCGATCGATCGGCCGCGTCGAACAAGCCCTAGAAGTAGCTCAAGGCTTATTTGACATGACATTGCTGCAACCCTACGAACGTCCCCCCGAACTTTTTTGCGGCTACGAGCGCAACAGCGAGAGCGATCGCCCCGTGCAGTATCCTGTAGCTTGCTCGCCCCAAGCTTGGGCAACCGGGAGCATTTTTCAACTCTTGCAAATGATGTTAAATTTAGTTCCCAATGCCCCGGAAAACCAACTGCGAATTATCGATCCTGCACTGCCAGAATCGATTAACAAACTGTCGCTAAATAACTTAAGAATCGGCTCGACTTTGCTCGATTTGGAATTTGAGCGCTCTGGTTCATCAACCGCTTGTCGGGTGATGAAAAAGCGCGGTAATCTGCGAGTAATTATCGAAGCTTAA
- a CDS encoding response regulator, whose product MSKILVVDDVPSELEIICRILQDAGMRVIRAGDGEEAIALIREMPPDLVVLDVVMPRMNGFEVIRELRGDRATAHLPVVFCTHKNTDIDKAWGTDLGADAYVSKPFEPQQLVNIVQRLLSA is encoded by the coding sequence ATGTCAAAAATTTTAGTAGTGGACGACGTTCCTAGCGAACTCGAAATCATCTGTCGCATTCTGCAAGATGCCGGAATGCGGGTGATCCGGGCTGGCGACGGCGAAGAAGCGATCGCCCTGATCCGAGAAATGCCCCCGGATCTCGTGGTTTTAGACGTAGTGATGCCGCGAATGAACGGATTTGAAGTGATCAGAGAATTGCGGGGCGATCGCGCAACGGCACACTTGCCAGTAGTATTTTGTACTCATAAAAACACCGATATCGATAAAGCTTGGGGAACCGATTTAGGCGCCGACGCTTACGTCAGCAAACCCTTTGAACCTCAGCAACTCGTCAACATCGTCCAGCGCCTGCTTTCGGCGTAA
- a CDS encoding chemotaxis protein CheW — MKTTAPPAAGTHTSGTQQFLLFGQGGSLFGVELEAVREVLSLKEQPISPVPNTLPFLLGLTNLRGEILAAADFGRFAGIEPVDTHHPSSRILVVEAPDPRDVRLSRMRMGLAVSRVEGVLSLNPDRTVSAVDVSPELAPFLKGLYNSEERLLMIVDVEAIAHSERW, encoded by the coding sequence ATGAAAACAACTGCTCCACCCGCAGCGGGGACTCACACAAGTGGAACACAGCAATTTCTCCTTTTCGGTCAAGGAGGAAGTCTCTTTGGCGTAGAGCTAGAAGCAGTGCGGGAAGTCCTTTCCCTCAAGGAACAACCGATTTCCCCGGTTCCCAACACCCTACCATTTTTGCTGGGACTAACCAACTTGCGGGGCGAAATCCTAGCAGCAGCAGACTTCGGACGGTTTGCAGGTATTGAGCCGGTTGACACTCACCACCCAAGCAGCCGCATCTTAGTGGTGGAAGCGCCCGATCCGCGAGATGTGAGATTGTCGAGAATGCGGATGGGATTGGCCGTCTCCCGCGTCGAAGGAGTTTTGTCTCTGAATCCCGATCGCACTGTCTCAGCAGTAGATGTCAGCCCCGAGTTAGCTCCTTTTTTAAAAGGTTTGTACAATTCCGAGGAACGCTTGCTCATGATCGTCGATGTCGAAGCGATCGCCCATTCGGAACGCTGGTAA